A single Fibrobacter succinogenes DNA region contains:
- a CDS encoding M3 family oligoendopeptidase translates to MTKRNFVPENLNPDDEKEISRLYRSLLQRDIPVNTDKLRQWILDWSELESVLGEVSCRRYVAMTCDTRDEQASKAYEQFVENIQPLMIEYDDKLNRKLMAHPSKDALKGEFGEWLKGVQVSLDLFSPDNIPLETEENKAVQAYQKITGGMSVEFDGDVKTMQQLAAYMEKTDRDLRERAWRAMWERRLKDKEALDNSYDKLFGIRKQIAKNAHCKDFIDYIFLAKHRFDYTPTDCENFHESIEKLVLPLQKEMYKRRAQKMGLTKLRPWDLDVDPLSRPPLKPYQSGDELIEKVDCIFESIHPQAGKWAREMQAKKLIDPDSRLGKAPGGYQIGFDESRLPFIFMNSANTDRDIYTLLHESGHSFHQFALANQPIFAYRDVPAEFAEVASMSMELIGMSNLKPFYGDDHEAIVRSTEGELADVIWLFPWVASIDSFQHRLYNFPTHTAEDRSDIWSEIMDRYDAGIDYSGLEAVRRNLWQKQLHLFECPFYYIEYGIAQIGALQVWANFKKDPQKAIDDLFKAESLGSSRPIPELFATANIKFDFTPKTLEPLMQVVWDELGKL, encoded by the coding sequence TTACAACGCGATATTCCAGTGAACACAGACAAGCTCCGCCAATGGATATTGGATTGGAGTGAACTCGAATCGGTGCTTGGCGAAGTCAGTTGCAGACGCTATGTCGCGATGACTTGCGACACCCGAGACGAGCAAGCGTCTAAGGCATACGAACAGTTTGTCGAAAATATTCAACCGCTCATGATTGAATACGACGACAAGCTGAACCGTAAGCTGATGGCCCATCCGTCCAAAGATGCCCTCAAGGGAGAATTTGGCGAATGGCTCAAAGGCGTTCAAGTATCGCTGGACCTGTTCTCTCCGGACAATATTCCTCTTGAAACCGAAGAGAATAAAGCCGTGCAAGCGTACCAGAAAATCACAGGCGGCATGAGCGTCGAGTTCGATGGCGACGTGAAAACCATGCAGCAGCTAGCTGCCTACATGGAAAAGACCGATCGCGACCTCCGTGAACGCGCCTGGAGAGCCATGTGGGAACGCCGCCTCAAGGACAAAGAAGCGCTTGATAATTCTTACGACAAGTTGTTCGGTATCCGAAAACAAATTGCGAAAAATGCTCACTGCAAGGATTTTATCGACTATATCTTCCTTGCAAAGCATCGTTTTGACTACACTCCGACCGACTGCGAAAATTTCCACGAAAGCATCGAAAAGCTGGTGCTCCCGTTGCAAAAGGAAATGTACAAGCGTCGCGCCCAAAAGATGGGGCTTACAAAGCTCCGTCCGTGGGACTTGGATGTGGACCCGCTGAGCAGGCCGCCACTGAAGCCGTACCAGAGCGGAGACGAGCTCATCGAAAAAGTCGATTGCATTTTCGAAAGCATTCATCCGCAGGCTGGCAAGTGGGCCCGTGAAATGCAGGCGAAAAAGTTAATCGACCCGGATAGCCGTTTAGGGAAAGCTCCCGGCGGTTACCAGATCGGTTTTGACGAAAGCCGCCTCCCCTTCATCTTCATGAATTCTGCCAATACGGACCGCGACATTTACACGCTGTTGCATGAATCCGGACATTCCTTCCACCAGTTTGCGCTTGCGAACCAGCCGATTTTCGCCTACCGCGATGTGCCGGCTGAATTTGCCGAAGTTGCAAGCATGAGCATGGAACTCATTGGCATGTCGAACTTGAAGCCGTTCTACGGTGACGACCACGAAGCCATTGTCCGCAGTACCGAAGGCGAACTCGCCGACGTGATTTGGCTGTTCCCGTGGGTCGCAAGCATCGACAGTTTCCAGCATCGCCTGTACAACTTCCCCACGCATACCGCCGAAGACCGCAGCGATATCTGGAGTGAAATCATGGACCGCTACGACGCAGGCATCGATTACAGCGGTCTTGAAGCCGTACGCAGGAACCTGTGGCAGAAACAGCTTCATTTGTTCGAATGTCCGTTCTACTATATTGAATACGGCATCGCACAGATTGGCGCTTTGCAGGTTTGGGCCAACTTCAAGAAGGATCCGCAAAAGGCAATTGATGACTTGTTCAAGGCCGAAAGCCTGGGCAGCAGCCGTCCGATTCCGGAACTCTTCGCAACGGCAAACATCAAGTTCGATTTCACGCCTAAGACGCTGGAACCCTTGATGCAAGTAGTTTGGGATGAACTTGGTAAATTATGA